From a region of the Dictyostelium discoideum AX4 chromosome 2 chromosome, whole genome shotgun sequence genome:
- the ionA gene encoding ATPase, P-type cation exchange, alpha subunit, giving the protein MDGNNNNNNNNNNNNNNEEDNNLAKDNILKDFDNNDNSNDNNNLTKSTDENKEQEQVKRRLSFQNLDNHPMNTVSKNQAHNAYTFQAYDQKDVRTGAYPKLSIDLFGTSKEIPQIFHEMKQQIGEKRANRPSSPTQYLSTIQSSTTTVQKQQAKSFAETLSIKDIFNQPPPSTATPASTSTSSTTTIGKGENHNAIIQGADVVIPPTKKEISGGEHTPIEMKPMGQTAELSKKDKSATKQKASEYDVNEHELTLEQISEKFSTNINSNDPSLSSGLTQSLANELLIRNGKNILKPPKEVPWYVQLGKCFTNFFMILLEVAGALCFLAYGLDRNQRVNLYLACVLYAIVIFTCLLTFSQERQTGNIMKSFKNLLPQSCRVIRDGSETKVKVEDIVVGDIVMCQAGDKVPADIRIITCNGMKVDNSSLTGESDAQSCTVTCTDDNPLETHNLAFCGTLVMDGSARGVVIRTGSNTLIGKIADLASNTEQTETTLQIEIKRFVHFITALGITMGLIFFIIGFAVGIDSIQNLINVLGLIVANVPEGLPSTITACLTVTARRLSRRNVYSKKLESIETLGSITLIASDKTGTLTQNRMTVSHMWYDNTIVRAIENGGTIGRQLFDIGTPTCAALLNVGACCNRADFDRLLEGNMERPIENRLILGDASESAILRLCHTIEDIEITRAKNPKVFEIPFNSTNKWQLSIHKLPNDQPQSNTSTARILYMKGAPEIIFEKCSKLMINGKELEIDEKIKNDFIQAYEALGSMGERCLGFAQLLLDNENTVPNDMYDAQTLNFPMTGLTFVGLCSLLDPPRENVPFAVHQCKTAGIKVIMVTGDHPITAKAIAKKVGIISSPTAEDIALERGIPLSQVDDNEVKAVVLHGGQIRELTDADWDRVLSKSEIVFARTSPQQKSQIVENAQKRKEVVAVTGDGVNDSPALKKADIGVAMGIVGSDVAKETADIILLDDNFASIVAGIEEGRIIFDNLKKSIAYTLSHAVPEVAPFLLNIISGIPLAITSFLILCIDLGTEMAPAISLAYETGEKDIMSRKPRVLGKDHLVTTNLLSYSYLQAGPIEAIISFLNFFLVLAHHGFPPHSLPGTTNDYFFEGCGKYLGFESDYQVEALRQAQTAYFMTLVTCQFFNLITNRTRVVPLWSHKILSNWYINIGLVIEAGICAFVVYTPFVHTIIESASVPGLFWAYPLPMIFCLFSWNEIRKRIAYDRPDWKISSSLGF; this is encoded by the exons atggatggaaataataataataataataataataataataataataataatgaagaagataataatttagcaaaagataatattttaaaagattttgataataatgataatagcaatgataataataatttaacaaaatcaacagatgaaaataaagaacaagaacaagttAAAAGAAGATTatcatttcaaaatttagatAATCATCCAATGAATACAGTTTCAAAGAATCAAGCACATAATGCATACACTTTTCAAGCCTATGATCAAAAAGATGTTAGAACAGGAGCATATCCAAAATTATCCattgatttatttggtaCTTCAAAAGAGATTCCACAAATTTTTCATGAGATGAAACAACAAATTGGTGAAAAGCGTGCCAATagaccatcatcaccaactcAATACCTCTCCACGATTCAATCATCGACAACAACCgttcaaaaacaacaagCTAAATCTTTTGCTGaaactttatcaattaaagatattttcaatcaaccaccaccatcaacaGCTACACCAGCATCTACATCGACTTCAAGTACAACTACAATTGGTAAAGGTGAGAATCATAATGCAATTATTCAAGGTGCAGATGTTGTAATACCACCAACTAAAAAAGAGATATCAGGAGGTGAACATACTCCAATCGAAATGAAACCAATGGGTCAAACCGCTGAATTATCTAAAAAGGATAAATCTGCAACCAAACAAAAAGCTTCCGAATATGATGTTAATGAACATGAACTAACACTTGAACAAATTTCTGAAAAATTTtcaacaaatattaattcaaatgatccatcattatcatct ggtttaACACAATCATTAgcaaatgaattattaattagaaatggtaaaaatatattaaaaccaCCAAAAGAGGTACCATGGTATGTTCAATTAGGAAAATGTTTTACAAATTTCTTTATGATACTTTTAGAAGTTGCAGGAGCATTATGTTTTTTAGCTTATGGATTGGATAGAAATCAAAGggtaaatttatatttggcATGCGTTTTATATGCAATTGTAATATTTACATGTTTATTAACATTCTCACAAGAGCGTCAAACTGGTAACATTATGAAATCATTTAAGAATCTTTTACCACAATCATGTCGTGTTATTCGTGATGGTTCAGAGACCAAAGTCAAGGTGGAGGATATTGTAGTTGGTGATATTGTAATGTGTCAAGCTGGTGATAAAGTACCTGCCGATATTCGTATTATCACATGTAATGGTATGAAAGTGGATAATTCATCATTGACTGGTGAGAGTGATGCCCAATCTTGTACTGTTACATGTACCGATGATAATCCATTGGAGACTCATAATCTTGCTTTCTGTGGTACATTGGTTATGGATGGTTCAGCTCGTGGTGTTGTAATTAGAACTGGTTCAAATACATTGATTGGTAAAATCGCAGATTTAGCATCAAATACAGAACAAACCGAAACAACATTACAAAtcgaaattaaaagattcgTTCATTTCATCACTGCATTGGGTATCACTATGGGTTTGATCTTCTTTATCATTGGTTTCGCAGTTGGTATTGattcaattcaaaatttaattaatgtgTTGGGTTTAATTGTTGCAAATGTACCAGAGGGTTTACCATCAACTATTACAGCTTGTTTAACGGTTACAGCACGTCGTTTGTCAAGAAGAAATGTTTATAGTAAGAAATTGGAATCCATTGAAACATTAGGTTCAATTACATTGATTGCATCAGATAAAACAGGTACTCTCACTCAAAATCGTATGACCGTTAGCCATATGTGGTATGACAATACCATTGTTAGAGCCATTGAAAATGGTGGTACCATTGGTCGTCAGTTATTCGATATTGGTACACCAACTTGTGCAGCATTATTAAATGTAGGTGCTTGTTGTAATCGTGCAGATTTCGATAGATTATTAGAGGGTAATATGGAAAGACCAATTGAAAATCGATTAATTCTTGGTGATGCTTCAGAGAGTGCAATTCTTCGTCTTTGTCATACAATTgaagatattgaaattaCTCGTGCTAAAAATCCAAAAGTTTTTGAAATCCCATtcaattcaacaaataaatgGCAACTTTCAATTCATAAACTACCAAATGATCAACCACAATCAAATACTTCTACCGCTAGAATATTGTATATGAAAGGTGCACCAGAGATTATCTTTGAAAAATGTTCAAAACTTATGATTAATGGTAAAGAATTGgaaattgatgaaaagaTAAAGAATGATTTCATTCAAGCATATGAAGCATTGGGTAGTATGGGTGAAAGATGTTTAGGTTTCgctcaattattattagataatgaaaataccGTACCAAATGATATGTATGATGCTCAAACTTTAAATTTCCCAATGACAGGTTTAACATTTGTTGGTTTATGTTCATTATTAGATCCACCAAGAGAAAATGTACCATTTGCAGTTCATCAATGTAAAACAGCTGGTATTAAAGTTATTATGGTCACTGGTGATCATCCAATCACTGCTAAAGCTATCGCTAAAAAAGTTGGTATCATCTCCTCACCAACTGCCGAAGATATAGCATTGGAAAGAGGTATTCCACTCTCACAAGTCGATGATAATGAAGTTAAAGCTGTGGTTTTACATGGTGGTCAAATTCGTGAACTAACTGATGCAGATTGGGACCGTGTCCTAAGTAAGAGTGAAATTGTTTTCGCAAGAACTTCACCTCAACAAAAAAGTCAAATCGTAGAAAATgctcaaaaaagaaaagaagtAGTTGCTGTAACTGGTGATGGTGTAAACGATTCACCAGCTTTAAAGAAAGCAGATATTGGTGTTGCTATGGGTATTGTAGGTAGTGATGTTGCAAAAGAAACTGCCGATATCATTTTATTGGATGATAATTTCGCATCAATTGTAGCTGGTATCGAAGAAGGTAGAATCATTTTCgataatttaaagaaatccaTCGCTTATACACTCTCTCATGCAGTTCCAGAGGTAGCACCATtccttttaaatattatttcagGTATTCCATTGGCAATAACATCATTCTTAATTCTTTGTATCGATTTGGGTACAGAAATGGCACCTGCAATCTCTTTGGCTTATGAAACTGGTGAAAAGGATATTATGAGTCGTAAACCACGTGTTTTAGGTAAAGATCATTTAGTAACTACAAATCTCTTATCTTATAGTTATCTTCAAGCTGGTCCAATCGAAGCTATCATTTCATTCTTAAATTTCTTCTTGGTATTGGCTCATCATGGTTTCCCACCTCATTCTCTTCCAGGAACTACAAATGATTACTTTTTTGAAGGTTGTGGTAAGTATTTAGGTTTCGAATCGGATTATCAAGTTGAAGCTCTTCGTCAAGCTCAAACCGCTTATTTTATGACTTTGGTAACTTGTCAATTCTTTAATCTAATAACTAATAGAACTCGTGTCGTTCCTTTGTGGTCTCATAAAATTTTAAGTAATTGGTATATCAATATTGGTTTAGTTATTGAAGCTGGTATTTGTGCTTTTGTTGTATACACTCCATTCGTTCATACAATTATCGAATCAGCTTCTGTACCAGGTTTATTTTGGGCTTATCCACTTCCAATGATATTTTGTCTTTTTAGTTGGAATGAAATTCGTAAACGTATAGCCTATGATAGACCAGATTGGAAaatttcttcatcattaggtttttaa